The following are from one region of the Salvia splendens isolate huo1 chromosome 2, SspV2, whole genome shotgun sequence genome:
- the LOC121786068 gene encoding amino acid permease 3-like — protein MTKMSHENHTVAVNVPPQVGSKCYDDDGRIKRTGSVWTASAHIITAVIGSGVLSLAWATAQLGWVAGPTVMLLFAFVTYYTSVLLSTCYRTGDPDNGKRNYTYMDAVRSNLGGFQVKVCGAVQYMNLFGVAIGYTIAASISMMAVERSNCFHSKGDASPCRVSSNPYMIAFGVMEIIFSQIPDFDQIWWLSIVAAVMSFTYSTIGLGLGIGKVAESGKVMGSMTGISIGTVVGVQTIDETQKIWRSFQALGAIAFAYSYSLILIEIQDTIKSPPSEYKTMKNATLLSVAVTTVFYMLCGCFGYAAFGDLSPGNLLTGFGFYNPYWLLDIANAAIVIHLIGAYQVYCQPLFAFVEKTATEWFPDSKLIGREITLPIPGFRYKVTVFRLVWRSAFVMLTTVISMLMPFFNDVVGILGAFGFWPLTVYFPVEMYIVQKKIPKWSSRWICLQMLSAACLVISIAAAVGSFAGVVSDLKTYKPFKTSY, from the exons ATGACG aagaTGAGTCATGAGAATCATACCGTAGCGGTGAATGTGCCGCCGCAGGTCGGCTCCAAGTGCTACGACGACGACGGTCGCATCAAACGGACTG GCTCTGTTTGGACGGCGAGCGCTCATATCATAACGGCGGTTATCGGCTCGGGAGTTCTGTCGTTGGCTTGGGCCACGGCGCAGCTGGGTTGGGTTGCCGGTCCGACCGTTATGCTGCTGTTTGCTTTCGTTACGTATTACACTTCCGTCCTTCTCTCCACGTGCTACCGGACTGGCGATCCGGATAACGGCAAACGAAACTACACCTACATGGACGCCGTTAGGTCCAATCTCG gTGGTTTTCAAGTGAAGGTATGTGGAGCGGTCCAGTACATGAATCTGTTTGGAGTTGCGATCGGTTACACCATTGCTGCATCTATAAGCATGAT GGCGGTTGAGAGGTCAAATTGCTTCCACAGCAAAGGCGACGCGAGTCCTTGCAGAGTTTCGAGCAATCCTTACATGATTGCGTTTGGTGTTATGGAGATCATCTTCTCACAAATTCCCGATTTCGATCAGATATGGTGGCTCTCCATCGTCGCCGCCGTCATGTCCTTCACTTACTCCACCATCGGTTTAGGCCTTGGCATCGGGAAAGTTGCAG AATCGGGGAAGGTGATGGGGAGTATGACCGGAATCAGCATCGGAACAGTCGTCGGAGTTCAAACAATCGACGAAACACAGAAGATCTGGAGAAGCTTCCAAGCTCTCGGCGCCATAGCCTTCGCTTACTCCTACTCCTTAATCCTAATCGAGATTCAG GACACGATAAAATCGCCGCCGTCGGAGTACAAGACGATGAAGAACGCGACGCTGCTAAGTGTAGCGGTCACCACCGTTTTCTACATGCTCTGCGGCTGCTTCGGGTACGCAGCCTTCGGCGACCTCTCCCCGGGTAACCTCCTCACCGGATTCGGGTTCTACAACCCGTACTGGCTCCTCGACATCGCCAACGCCGCGATCGTGATACACCTCATCGGCGCGTACCAGGTGTACTGCCAGCCTCTGTTCGCCTTCGTGGAGAAGACGGCGACGGAGTGGTTCCCCGACAGCAAGCTCATCGGCCGAGAAATCACTCTCCCCATCCCCGGCTTCCGCTACAAGGTCACCGTGTTCCGCCTCGTCTGGAGAAGCGCGTTCGTGATGCTCACCACCGTCATCTCGATGCTCATGCCGTTCTTCAACGACGTCGTCGGGATCCTCGGCGCCTTCGGATTCTGGCCGCTGACCGTCTACTTCCCGGTGGAGATGTACATTGTGCAGAAGAAGATTCCGAAGTGGAGCTCAAGGTGGATATGCCTGCAGATGCTGAGCGCCGCCTGTCTCGTCATATCAATCGCCGCCGCCGTCGGGTCTTTCGCCGGAGTTGTGTCGGATCTCAAGACGTACAAGCCGTTCAAGACTTCCTACTGA